The region CCGCCCCCCccccacaatattgaaacagcgTTTGTTGTACGATTTATATAAATGCTTGAGGCCTTACTGGAAAACTATTACCATTCAATGGCTAGGAAATTGCTCTCCTTccctaaaagagaaagaaagaaagaaagaaagaaagaaagaaagaaagaaagaaagaaggaaagaagggaggaaagaaaggaggaaaggaaggaaggaggaaaaagaaaggctgGTGTAGCAGCAGAAGCAGCTACACAGAAGCAACAAAAACTTTCTCCTGAATAATCCTCCCTCGAACAATGACAAAGAAATGATATTGACTTACCCAGGAAGGGATGGTGTGTTTGATAAGGGGGGTACTTTTTTGTGCGTGTGACGATTTTTGTCCCGGAGCTACGCAGACAGCTGCAATTCATGGGCGATGTTGATTCCCAGAAAGGCTGTGGATTGGCATGGGGTCTGCATCTCACAGACCCTGATCAATACCCCTACACTCACACGCCAGATGGTTTGGGGAAGGGCAAAAATAAAATAGCCCCAAACAGCCCACCatcatctccccccaccccctttggtACTGTTCAGATAAACCTAGCTGGAGCATGAATGTATTGGGGCCAGTATAAAACCCGAATACattctgagtgtttctgtgttttttttctagCCTTCCTAGACAGAACTATAGCTACTCctgggggtgtttgtttgtttgtttgtttgtctgtttgttttgttgtgctttaaaAAAAGACCCGATGGTATCTTATCCGGAGGGTATTGACTTTGGGGAGGGGGTCTGTTTGTATTTTTTCGTGAATAATTCATGGGGTTCCTGTTTTAACTGAATCTCCCCAGTTTTAACatggaaaaaaatacaaatgaaaaacggATAGTATTTTCAGTGTTTTCGTAACATTTCTAACTTAAGCTCGGAGTTCTTTTTCTCCtactatgaaaaaacaaaaaacctagtcGAACATTCTATCTGTACTCATTCACATTTCTGACTGTAAAGGACATCTGACCTGCAGATGTGATATACCGGAGAAGTAGAATCCTCCAGGTCCTGACACAATGCCTGACACAGGTCCTTGGATTCTAACAGGAACAGGCTATTGTGGCAGGACATTTCCATAGACTATTTGTGAATCAAAtgctggggaaggagggagaggggcatATAAGTTCACATTAAAAGGCAAACCCCTGACCTAAAGAACTTGTTAAGCTTAAGGCAGAGCATGGGGTTAAACAAGAGCTGACTAAAAAGCAgccctttccttttgttttatcaaagacataataataagaaagcatcaccaacacattACAAATTTTCACTACTATTGCTACAATTAAAATTGTCTAAGTGGAAGATAAGTCATGTTCCCTCtttaggaaggaagggaagggggcatGTGAAACCTAAATCAGTAAAAATTAGAGTGCTAAGTAAACAAGCCCTTTCATTTCCCCCTTAATTAGGTTCTGAGTTGGAATATAAACCGTCAAAGCTATTAGAAAAACATCgtggaaaaaaaatctgctcTAATTTAACCCAATGAAATTATACACAAAGAAGCCCAATTCGATTTCACGATTTTCCTGAGATCGTCAATATTGAttgagaggaggggggagagggatggagggagaaagggaggagggggagaggaggaagccagGCAGCAGCGAGAAAAACGCAACTCACCTTGCTGCTCTCGGCTCTACAGCACGGAAACGTAATTCCCAGGAGCAGAGTTATCTTGGTGGTCTGGCGAATTAGTTTAGCATtttgaaagaaatatttaaatgaaaatttatatgTTTAGGGTTCTGTTTGCATGAAGCACCAGCCTAGGGGTCACTGATTACTCCTTGAGCCTGGAACCAGGACAACAGCAACTGTAAGATACCTTCTGCACTAGAGTCCACCAGAGAGACTTTTCCCAGCCCTGCCCTTCCCTGTTGTTTTGGGGGGTTCTATCAATGAACACTAGGGGACCAAAGCAGGTTGCTGTCTGGAGAACTTTTGTTTGACTAGGTGTGTATTTCAGACATTAGCTAATTCGTATTTCCCTGGGTCCAGTCACCAGAGATACAGGGAAGGATGCATGAGGGGACGAAGCCAGAGTGTAGAAAACTACATTATTTCACTCGTCTCTTTTATAACAATAAAGATGTGAATAGCTAGGAAACTAGCGACCTGGGGCGTGCTTCTTTCTTACCCAAGCTTCTTTCTTACCCATGTCCTAGAGGATGCTATTGGAAAGAATAATTGGCAGCATGTTGACCAAAAGCTCAACAAAGTTGATCTATGAACAACATCACCGGACATTCATGGGTGGTAAGTAGGGTGTGTCTGTGGCTGGAaaagaggacagagcagcagaaAAGGTCACTTCGAGAAGAACTGTTGTCCAAATGAATCAAACCATTCTCTAGTCCCAAGAAGGCACATACAGTATTGTGGGCTGTCCTTGTTTTCTTATCAAGTTTTCTCTAACAGCTGGAAATGGTCGGAGGGGGCAGTCTTAAGAAGACCCCCTGCTCTTCTTTTGACAGCTGATCAAAAGAAAATAGGTCACGCTTCTCAAACTTATGTCCACCCTGTCcttaattactgtctctttaaaCAAAGGCAACATCTGCGCAACCTCAGCTCGCTTGAATCTTCGGAGGCAAACGGAGCGCAACCTGCTTTGGAAGAATCTATTGCTTTTACGGCTTTCAGTGCACAGTGTCGGCCTCTCTGGCTGTCTTCAACCACCCCCTCAACCCCCACACAGTTCGCGGAAATCTCCTCCACTCCGACCTCCCGACCTGGGTTTGTCAAACAACGGTAATTCTAGGAAGATGAAAGTGTACTTTTGAAAGCTGCAGCTTTCAGAGAGCGTTCTCCCAGGTAGTCAATGCCCCAGGCTCGGATTGTAGAATGTAAATACCAGAGGAGGCTATGGTTACCTACCCACGGTAGTAACCTAGGGTGAACAGTCCTCTTAAGGATTCCAGAAAAGCGATATGAGTGAAcgactctttctctctctttctctctctctctctctctctctctctctctctctctctctgtgtgtgtgtgtgtgtgtgcgcgcgcgcgcgcgcgtgcgtgtgtctgtgtgtgtctgtgcgtgtgtgagtctgtgtgtgtgcgcgcgcgtgtgtgtgtgtctgtgtgtgtgtgtgtgtgtgtgtgtgtgtgtgtgtgtgtgtgtgttgctagagGAAAGATCCGCGGATACTGTCTCCACTTATTGCATACACCTTGTCCCCAGGAGAAGTTTGCCGGGCTGTGAATTTCAATAACAATCTTCACCCCCCAGACCCAGGGGTTCTACACTCCCTTCTTCCCCGTTCTTTGAAAGAGCAAGCATCTGGTCACCTCGAAACCGCAGCTGCTGAAATTTTAGTCTCGTTTTGCAATCTAGTAGGGCCCTTCTGAAGCCTCATAACTGAGAGATTTATGGGCTGGCCAAATAATTAAGTGATGTTATTGTGTTAACTTTGCATGCATTAGGGCTGCTTGGGCCGCCGTCAGTGTAAAC is a window of Rattus norvegicus strain BN/NHsdMcwi chromosome 18, GRCr8, whole genome shotgun sequence DNA encoding:
- the RGD1562699 gene encoding uncharacterized protein LOC291558 isoform X2; this translates as MSGDVVHRSTLLSFWSTCCQLFFPIASSRTWTTKITLLLGITFPCCRAESSKPFWESTSPMNCSCLRSSGTKIVTRTKKYPPYQTHHPFLESLLRFSSESLVMKTRPARLCDYTITRADACSGWLNTGRRKLKLKRRAKSLELLSLKKRKIYQGFSDVLLGLGNLKQQTNKQTTNK
- the RGD1562699 gene encoding uncharacterized protein LOC291558 isoform X1, translated to MSGDVVHRSTLLSFWSTCCQLFFPIASSRTWTTKITLLLGITFPCCRAESSKPFWESTSPMNCSCLRSSGTKIVTRTKKYPPYQTHHPFLESLVMKTRPARLCDYTITRADACSGWLNTGRRKLKLKRRAKSLELLSLKKRKIYQGFSDVLLGLGNLKQQTNKQTTNK